The Bacteroidia bacterium genomic interval CATAGATTTGTATAAATAAAAAATCATGAACCACCTCTCAAGGCTACTATCCATTTTGACCATCTTGAAATCAAAACGGATCATAACAGGTACTGAGCTGGCCAAGAAATTTGAGGTTAGCCTTCGCACCATTTACCGGGACATCAAAAAGCTGGAAGAATCCGGGGTTCCCATTATCACGATTGAAGGTAGGGGCTATTCGATTATGGATGGCTATGTGGTGGCTCCTATTATGTTTGATGAAATGGAAGTAAATGCCTTGATCACGGCAGAGCAACTCATTGCCAAAACCAATGATGATTCCCTCATCAAACATTTTGAACGAACCCTGGAAAAAATAAAATCTGTCTTCAGGAGCACTTTGCAAATGCAGGGAGAGTTTTTAAGTAGTAAAATGCTGGTGCTAAACCACAAGAAAGACCAGGTCAAATCTTCCTCTCTCTCCTATATGCAGATGGCTATAATAAATTTCAGAGTTGTAGATATCGTTTACCAGGCCAAGGAGAAAGA includes:
- a CDS encoding YafY family protein, which codes for MNHLSRLLSILTILKSKRIITGTELAKKFEVSLRTIYRDIKKLEESGVPIITIEGRGYSIMDGYVVAPIMFDEMEVNALITAEQLIAKTNDDSLIKHFERTLEKIKSVFRSTLQMQGEFLSSKMLVLNHKKDQVKSSSLSYMQMAIINFRVVDIVYQAKEKEKTQRKIEPLAIYSYNDKWILIAWCRLRMDYRAFRLDRIHHFKILEEVFEDRNFELGDYFMTCSEINFNP